One region of Natronolimnobius baerhuensis genomic DNA includes:
- a CDS encoding HAD family hydrolase, whose amino-acid sequence MAAYDAICFDLDRTLCEPTQDPAALLETTFDRAGCDPFCSPADLRAAIPALPTAETDREFYENLFAEVTQRSETTIDAAQVPTLADAYLECTDPTAVEFRPGAAAALEYARERAQVALITNGGRKTQTQKLQTLDIADAFDVRVFTEPSAGIYPKPDAAPFEYALGELEATPDRALHIGDSVHADIAGANAMGLDSALVATDGGTDVTDGNGHRPTYELESLEAFESII is encoded by the coding sequence ATGGCTGCCTACGACGCGATCTGTTTCGATCTTGATCGGACGCTTTGTGAGCCGACACAGGATCCTGCAGCGCTTCTCGAGACGACCTTCGACCGAGCCGGCTGTGATCCCTTCTGTAGCCCTGCGGATCTGCGGGCCGCGATCCCAGCGCTTCCGACCGCCGAAACGGACAGGGAGTTTTACGAGAATCTCTTTGCAGAAGTCACACAGCGTTCTGAGACGACTATCGACGCCGCACAGGTGCCGACACTCGCCGATGCCTATCTCGAGTGTACAGATCCAACGGCCGTCGAGTTCCGGCCGGGCGCGGCCGCCGCCCTCGAGTATGCACGCGAGCGCGCACAGGTTGCACTCATCACGAACGGCGGACGCAAGACGCAGACCCAAAAGCTCCAGACGCTCGATATTGCAGACGCATTCGACGTTCGCGTCTTCACCGAACCGAGCGCCGGTATCTACCCGAAACCCGACGCCGCCCCCTTCGAGTACGCACTCGGTGAACTCGAGGCCACACCCGACCGCGCGCTTCATATCGGCGACTCGGTCCACGCGGATATCGCGGGCGCAAACGCGATGGGTCTCGATTCGGCGCTGGTCGCGACGGACGGCGGCACTGACGTCACTGACGGGAACGGGCACCGGCCGACCTACGAACTCGAGTCGCTCGAGGCGTTCGAGTCGATCATCTAG
- a CDS encoding zinc ribbon domain-containing protein, whose product MSWFRALLAGGLSVILPGAGHAVLRDWVRALIFAGLYLSAIALFFPVEQIASAGSITEGAELAQETETMGQFVLSFIVLFAAIDATFRSLGFPPNSSSADVEGPTCPECGKELDDDLEFCHWCTTRLEPRGEEVDEDDDAEAETDPDRTEAEPKEA is encoded by the coding sequence ATGTCATGGTTTCGTGCACTCCTCGCCGGGGGTCTTTCGGTTATCTTACCCGGCGCAGGGCACGCAGTGTTGCGTGACTGGGTTCGGGCGCTGATCTTTGCGGGTCTATACCTCTCCGCAATCGCGCTCTTTTTCCCCGTCGAACAGATTGCCAGTGCCGGTTCGATCACTGAGGGTGCTGAACTGGCCCAGGAAACGGAGACGATGGGACAGTTCGTCCTCTCGTTTATCGTCCTCTTTGCGGCAATTGACGCGACCTTCCGCTCACTTGGATTCCCGCCGAACTCCTCGTCTGCGGATGTCGAGGGCCCGACCTGCCCCGAATGCGGAAAAGAACTTGACGATGACCTCGAGTTCTGTCACTGGTGTACGACCCGCCTCGAGCCACGCGGCGAGGAAGTAGATGAAGACGACGACGCCGAAGCTGAAACCGATCCAGACCGAACCGAAGCCGAACCAAAAGAAGCCTAG
- the trpA gene encoding tryptophan synthase subunit alpha, which translates to MSDESRAERESRKTRTGSDGQERPVSDEIETDSDIETAIRENEPALITYITAGDPSLEDTKEYVEALDRGGSDLIELGLPFSEPIAEGPTIQAAINRALDAGTTPEGFFDLVDDLETEAPLLVMTYYNMILQYGDEADVRPFVERAAEAGLSGLIIPDLPAEEADPLREACDEHGLDLVFIVAPTTEGERLETIMSQVSGFAYVQARLGTTGARANVSGATHDSLTRLSEYDVPKAVGFGVSEGDHAAEIIEAGADGVIVGSALVDIIADSEETTEGVDRLEAKAAELKRGARRGAGEAVDAEDVPEPEQP; encoded by the coding sequence ATGAGTGACGAGAGTCGAGCGGAGCGAGAGTCTCGGAAGACGCGAACGGGGAGCGATGGCCAGGAGCGACCCGTGAGTGACGAAATCGAGACAGACAGCGACATCGAAACCGCCATCCGCGAGAACGAGCCGGCGCTAATCACCTACATCACCGCCGGCGATCCATCGCTCGAGGACACGAAGGAGTACGTCGAGGCCTTAGACCGCGGCGGCTCGGATCTGATCGAACTCGGACTGCCCTTCTCGGAGCCGATTGCCGAGGGGCCGACGATTCAGGCCGCAATCAACCGCGCGCTGGATGCAGGGACGACTCCCGAGGGCTTTTTCGATCTTGTTGACGACCTCGAGACCGAAGCCCCGCTGCTGGTGATGACGTACTACAATATGATCTTACAATATGGTGATGAGGCGGACGTTCGGCCCTTCGTCGAACGCGCCGCAGAAGCAGGTCTCTCGGGACTAATTATCCCTGACCTTCCAGCCGAGGAAGCCGACCCGCTTCGCGAGGCCTGTGACGAGCACGGCCTCGATCTCGTCTTCATCGTCGCGCCGACGACCGAAGGCGAACGCCTCGAGACCATCATGTCACAGGTCTCTGGATTCGCCTATGTGCAGGCCCGACTGGGGACGACGGGCGCTCGAGCGAACGTCTCCGGCGCGACTCACGACAGCCTCACGCGCCTCTCCGAGTACGACGTGCCAAAGGCCGTCGGCTTCGGCGTCAGCGAGGGCGACCACGCGGCCGAGATCATCGAAGCCGGCGCAGACGGCGTGATCGTCGGCAGCGCACTCGTTGACATCATTGCAGACAGCGAGGAGACTACAGAGGGAGTCGACCGCCTCGAGGCCAAAGCGGCCGAACTCAAACGCGGTGCACGCCGCGGGGCCGGTGAGGCAGTCGACGCCGAAGACGTACCGGAACCAGAACAGCCATAA
- a CDS encoding SprT-like domain-containing protein, with protein MTETDGNRLTVDDEIVARARIHAREVCGEVGEYDLDMDFDALEWDVSARARRRAGLCRWDRTREVATIILARRAYERYDWPEFAAVVRHELVHAWEYQCFGESGHGPRFREQATRVEAPRHCRSFSDPRYRLSCLAENCDWQAERHRASQPVKSPDQYRCGDCGSSYAVTHRESGRTWTTAHEFGGAKAALGEEW; from the coding sequence GTGACCGAGACTGACGGCAATCGGCTCACTGTCGACGACGAGATCGTCGCTCGAGCCCGCATTCACGCTCGCGAGGTCTGTGGCGAGGTTGGCGAATACGACCTCGACATGGACTTCGACGCCCTCGAGTGGGACGTCTCTGCGCGTGCGCGGCGGCGAGCGGGGTTGTGTCGTTGGGATCGAACGCGCGAGGTTGCGACGATTATTCTCGCCCGGCGTGCCTACGAGCGCTACGACTGGCCGGAGTTTGCCGCCGTCGTGCGTCACGAACTCGTCCATGCCTGGGAGTACCAATGCTTTGGCGAGTCGGGTCACGGACCGCGATTTCGCGAGCAGGCGACGCGAGTTGAGGCTCCGCGGCACTGCCGGTCGTTTTCCGACCCCCGGTATCGTCTCTCTTGTCTCGCCGAGAACTGCGACTGGCAGGCAGAGCGCCATCGCGCCTCCCAGCCGGTGAAATCACCGGATCAGTATCGCTGTGGGGACTGTGGTAGTTCGTATGCAGTGACACATAGAGAGAGCGGGCGCACGTGGACCACCGCACACGAGTTCGGCGGGGCGAAAGCCGCACTCGGTGAGGAGTGGTAA
- a CDS encoding type I 3-dehydroquinate dehydratase — MGLQFDSFVLTAATADLADEPAARDHADAVEFRMDLAETDPLEALREYDGELPILATNRAAWEGGEWEGDDDERLAELAAAARLEGVEAIDIELESCRSGAAETVLEAAADNDVSVVASAHDFEGTPSESEMVETLTAACEYADVGKLAVTAHEQGDALAVLSATHQLTTAGETVATMAMGEAGSHTRAVAPLYGSRIGYAPVDPADATAPGQYDLETLSTLIEALE; from the coding sequence ATGGGCTTGCAATTCGATTCGTTCGTCCTGACTGCCGCAACTGCTGATCTCGCCGACGAGCCGGCCGCTCGAGACCACGCCGATGCTGTTGAGTTTCGGATGGACTTAGCCGAGACAGACCCGCTCGAGGCGCTTCGCGAGTACGACGGCGAGTTGCCGATTCTTGCGACCAACCGCGCTGCCTGGGAGGGCGGCGAGTGGGAGGGTGACGATGACGAGCGGCTTGCAGAACTCGCCGCAGCCGCCCGACTCGAGGGCGTTGAGGCCATCGATATCGAACTCGAGTCGTGTCGGTCGGGGGCGGCAGAGACAGTTCTCGAGGCGGCAGCAGACAACGACGTCTCAGTCGTCGCTTCGGCCCACGATTTCGAGGGGACGCCCTCGGAGTCCGAAATGGTCGAGACGCTCACTGCGGCCTGTGAGTACGCCGACGTTGGGAAACTCGCGGTGACGGCCCACGAGCAGGGTGATGCACTCGCCGTTCTCTCGGCGACCCACCAGCTGACGACGGCGGGCGAGACGGTCGCGACGATGGCGATGGGCGAGGCGGGAAGTCACACGCGCGCTGTTGCCCCGCTGTACGGCTCGCGGATCGGCTATGCGCCGGTCGATCCCGCCGACGCGACCGCGCCGGGACAGTACGACCTCGAGACGCTGTCGACGCTGATCGAGGCGCTCGAGTGA
- a CDS encoding 3-dehydroquinate synthase II: protein MTRSVWIKADNSVGDWDERRERITTALEAGVDWVLVDEADVERVRNLGDINVAAFRTNGDVTLVDDAEDDEIEHIGASDDAEPDAIVVGKDGEGDATIDMPEDFSGSADLSTLRRDVDVERGAYVRILDKEYEAFAETAAKEADHTIIIGEDWTIIPLENLIARIGDETDLVAGVTSADEAKTAFETLEIGSDSVLLDSSDPDEIRKTVEVRDEAERETLDLEYAEVLEIERAGSADRVCIDTGSLLEHDEGMLVGSMARGLVFVHAETAESPYVASRPFRVNASAVHAYVRTPDGGTKYLSELQSGDEVQILDTDGNTREAIVGRVKIEQRPMFRVALEAQSGDRVETLLQNAETIKVSTSEGRKAVTDLEAGDEMLLYYEDTARHFGEAVEESIIEK from the coding sequence ATGACACGATCAGTCTGGATTAAAGCCGACAACAGCGTCGGTGACTGGGACGAACGCCGCGAGCGGATCACCACCGCACTCGAGGCGGGTGTCGACTGGGTGCTCGTCGATGAAGCAGACGTCGAACGCGTTCGAAATCTCGGTGATATCAACGTCGCCGCGTTCCGAACCAACGGCGACGTGACGCTCGTCGATGACGCCGAAGACGACGAAATCGAACACATCGGAGCGAGCGATGACGCCGAACCCGACGCTATCGTCGTCGGCAAAGACGGCGAAGGCGACGCAACAATCGACATGCCGGAGGACTTCTCTGGCTCTGCCGACCTCTCGACACTGCGCCGTGACGTCGATGTCGAACGCGGCGCATACGTCCGCATCCTCGACAAAGAGTACGAAGCGTTCGCCGAAACGGCCGCCAAGGAAGCCGACCATACGATCATCATCGGCGAGGACTGGACGATCATCCCCCTCGAGAATCTGATCGCCCGCATCGGTGACGAGACCGACCTCGTCGCTGGCGTCACGAGCGCCGACGAAGCGAAGACGGCGTTCGAAACCCTCGAGATCGGCTCCGACTCGGTCCTGCTCGACTCGAGCGATCCCGACGAGATCCGCAAGACCGTCGAGGTTCGCGACGAGGCCGAACGCGAGACGCTCGATCTGGAGTACGCCGAGGTCCTCGAGATCGAACGCGCTGGCAGCGCCGACCGGGTCTGTATCGACACCGGCAGCCTGCTCGAGCACGACGAGGGGATGCTCGTCGGCTCGATGGCGCGCGGACTCGTCTTCGTCCACGCCGAAACCGCCGAATCGCCGTACGTCGCCTCGCGGCCCTTCCGGGTCAACGCGAGCGCGGTCCACGCCTACGTCCGGACGCCAGACGGCGGCACGAAGTACCTCTCGGAACTCCAGAGCGGCGACGAGGTCCAGATCCTCGACACCGACGGCAACACCCGCGAAGCCATCGTCGGCCGGGTCAAAATCGAGCAACGACCAATGTTCCGCGTCGCACTCGAGGCCCAGTCGGGCGACCGCGTCGAAACCCTGCTACAGAACGCCGAGACGATCAAAGTCTCGACCAGCGAGGGGCGAAAGGCAGTGACCGACCTCGAGGCCGGCGACGAGATGTTGCTGTACTACGAGGATACGGCGCGGCACTTCGGCGAGGCCGTCGAAGAGAGTATTATCGAAAAGTAG
- a CDS encoding 2-amino-3,7-dideoxy-D-threo-hept-6-ulosonate synthase has product MTTGTDARLDRIGTDGNYVIVPMDHGITIGAVQGLKDIESTIDGITRGGADAVLTQKGIAPRVHENKNGKGYIVHLNGSTSIGPDENDKRPTGTVEDAIRVGADAVSFHINVGSDHEPDQLSQLAEVTSTADRFGIPVLAMAYARGPGIDSEDPEALGHAVRLAEELGADIVKTGYSGDADSFQHVVDSTRLPVVIAGGARGTDRETIEMVRGAMDAGGSGISMGRSIFQHEDPEAISTAVSGVVHDDLSVDEALREAGLALEA; this is encoded by the coding sequence ATGACGACAGGAACTGACGCACGACTTGACCGCATCGGGACAGACGGAAACTACGTCATTGTCCCCATGGACCACGGTATCACAATCGGTGCCGTACAGGGGCTCAAAGACATCGAATCGACGATAGACGGAATCACGCGCGGCGGTGCAGACGCCGTCCTCACGCAGAAGGGAATTGCGCCGCGCGTTCACGAGAACAAAAACGGCAAGGGCTACATCGTTCACCTGAACGGGTCGACGTCTATTGGCCCCGACGAGAACGACAAGCGACCGACCGGCACCGTCGAAGACGCCATTCGAGTCGGCGCAGACGCCGTCTCGTTCCACATCAACGTCGGCTCGGACCACGAGCCAGACCAGCTCTCCCAGCTCGCAGAGGTCACCTCGACGGCCGACCGCTTCGGTATTCCCGTCCTCGCGATGGCCTACGCGCGCGGTCCAGGCATCGACTCCGAAGACCCCGAGGCACTCGGCCACGCCGTTCGACTCGCCGAAGAACTCGGCGCAGATATCGTCAAGACCGGCTACAGCGGCGACGCAGACAGTTTCCAGCACGTCGTCGACTCCACCCGACTGCCAGTCGTCATCGCCGGCGGCGCTCGCGGCACCGACCGCGAGACGATTGAGATGGTTCGCGGCGCGATGGACGCCGGCGGTTCGGGCATCTCGATGGGCCGGTCGATCTTCCAGCACGAAGACCCCGAGGCGATTTCGACAGCCGTCTCCGGCGTCGTCCACGACGACCTCTCCGTCGATGAGGCGCTTCGCGAAGCTGGACTCGCACTCGAGGCTTAA